In Lolium rigidum isolate FL_2022 chromosome 7, APGP_CSIRO_Lrig_0.1, whole genome shotgun sequence, the DNA window AAGAGAGTTTGTTGCTGCGCATCACACACGTGAACTTTCTTATAAAGAGAGGgggatacaaaaaaaaaacattattaCTGCTAAGATTTCTTAATCGCTGTCCAGACATGAATGGTTGAGGGAAATCGACCTCTTGTTCATCCATTCCTCATGTACAATCAAAGAAACACACATGCACATGCCCCTCTTGTACACGTACGGTGCATCCCTGAGCAAATTTCGATTAAATTCGATGGGGTCATATTTATGCGACGCTGAAGGATCCGGCGGCGTTCTCGACGAACTTCTTGGCGCCCTTGAACCACCTCTTGTCCCCGGCCTGCGCCTTGCAGACGTAGAGCTTGCCGTCGGCGACGGTGGCGGTGATGAGCTGGTGCTTGCCTCCCTCGTCGCCGTCCGCCGTCCTGGTGAGCACCGTTATGCTGTAGTACTGCTTCCCGTCCACGATCGGCGCGGAGCTCTCGAGCACGTTGGCCGTGGCCACGGCGCCTGACTCGAACCCACCCTGCAGCATATATCGATGATCCTCACAAGTCACAAGATGAGCACGTTGCTGAGGCGCGGGAGTGTgcgagaaagaggaggaagaaaagagTGTTGTACCTCGGAGTCGGTGTTGCCGCCGTATGACTGCTGGCCGAGGAGGAAGCCGACCTCGGAGAGGAACTGCTCAGGGGATCCGTAGTCGGTGATGGTCTTCTTGGTGGTGGGGTTGATGACGACGGAGAGGTTGCTGGTGGCGTCGAAGTTGTCCTCGTAGCGGAGCACCTGGCCGGGGAACTCACGCTCCTTGCTCGGGTTCCACTTGGCCGGGACCAAGAGCTTGAACCCCTCCCCGGTGTACGTCTTGAAGTCCGTGTTCTTCTTCGCCTTCCCGAACACGTTGGCTGCACACAGATCAAACATTCATGCATGCATATTTCAGTCACCCGAAACGAGACCGCCTCGTCTGAATAGGCGTTCTTTCTTCGTACCTGCTTCTCcgtaggcggcggcggccggtgagaccttgacggcgacggcggcagcgCCGGCGAGGAGGGACAGCGCGGCGCGGCGGCTGGTGACGACGGCCGAGGCGTCAGATGCAGCCTCGTCGTTCTTCTGCGCCTTGCAGACGAGCAGCTGGGTGCGCCCGACTGCTGGCGCGGGGCGCGCCGAGGCGGCCAGCCGCGCGGTGGACTGGTGGAGGAAGCAGGAGGTGGACGCCATTGCTGCTGCTATCTGTTGTGTGCTTAGCTTAGCTTAGGAGTGTGCGTGCGCGTGGGTAGGGTGTGTGTCGCGTTAACTAAGGAGATCGGTGGGGTCGGGATGCGGGAGAGTTCTTGTGGTGTGTGTGTGGATGAAGTTGGGATGAGGCGCGATGCCATGGGATAAGGCGCCACGCCGCACCATTGGGCCACGTCGGATTAAGATGCAGCCCCGTCATTCGTCGCctacctcctcctccccctcgcgGCTTCTGGCGACCGCGACGCAATTTCTCGATCCGAATCGAATGATCCGTGCCTGTCGCAGCAAGATGACGCCGTGGTTACGTCAAAGGTGGTGTAGAAGAGGAAGCTCGTGGTCATTATTAAACAGAACGAATTAAGGAACGTACCACAAGCAGCGGCATACTCCATccgtgtttttcttattattacTCCGCCTATAAGGTTTGGTCAAAGTAAGCTTTGTAATCTACTAATCTTTGATCAACTTTTTATGATAAAATTAAATGTAAATGATATGACAATGCATTTCATTATGTTATTATAATATTTTTTACATAGAATTGTTAGACTTggcaaagtttgactttgacaaaaCCTTAATTTGAAACAGAGGAACTAGTAATTAACAAGGTGGTGCTCGGGGAATCAAGTGTATTGCATGGCTGCACATTTGATTAGTTTGGTTTGATAAATAAGTTTTCCTTTGGTTAATCTTTGTGTACACTTTATGTGATCCATGAGTTGTATGAATTCTAAATTTTAAAACTTTTAATAAAAGGCTgtatgcatctattgatgcagaggccggggcgatgctcccatttcgaaaaaaggtaAATATTGTTGTAACACTTTGGTCCATACCATTTTGTATATAATTACAACATGGTTTCGGTATTGACAAATCAATTTTGATATTCCGTCGTCTCTAGGAATTGGAGGATCGATGCAAAATGCAAGATGGAGGCTCTAAAGAGGAAAAAGTAGAGAACCAAgtaatatttttgttttataagaCATGAAGAAATACCTCACTCATGCCGCAAAGGCTTTCCTATCTCTTCTCCACTTTTTCGCTCTAATTTTTTTAATATCCTTAAATCTATAATCCACAAGTGACCAATAGAGGAATAAATAAATTGTATGGATAATTTAACATTGTAATTGATGGTTCATATGATCACAACAAGCACGCAACAAACTAGCAAATTAATACTAA includes these proteins:
- the LOC124670144 gene encoding oxygen-evolving enhancer protein 2, chloroplastic-like; protein product: MASTSCFLHQSTARLAASARPAPAVGRTQLLVCKAQKNDEAASDASAVVTSRRAALSLLAGAAAVAVKVSPAAAAYGEAANVFGKAKKNTDFKTYTGEGFKLLVPAKWNPSKEREFPGQVLRYEDNFDATSNLSVVINPTTKKTITDYGSPEQFLSEVGFLLGQQSYGGNTDSEGGFESGAVATANVLESSAPIVDGKQYYSITVLTRTADGDEGGKHQLITATVADGKLYVCKAQAGDKRWFKGAKKFVENAAGSFSVA